Proteins from one Mytilus galloprovincialis chromosome 11, xbMytGall1.hap1.1, whole genome shotgun sequence genomic window:
- the LOC143052630 gene encoding ras-related protein Rab-11B-like has product MASEEHYDFIWKVVLIGDSGVGKTNLLSRYTRNEFDAESKTTIGVEFSTRNMVIKGKTIRAQIWDTAGQERYRAITSVYYRQAVGALVVYDITKRHTFENLQKWLSELQQHADPNVCVIIVGNKTDLREQRTVTHEEGRAFADERHFSFIETSALDSSNVGEAFNNLLIDIFKKQVEESEAKADTTSRVVPNDDSTNDNSQACGC; this is encoded by the exons ATGGCCTCTGAAGAGCATTATGATTTTATATGGAAAG TTGTACTGATAGGAGATTCTGGAGTAGGGAAAACCAACCTGTTATCTAGATACACTAGGAATGAATTTGATGCTGAAAGTAAAACAACTATTGGCGTGGAATTCTCTACAAG aaataTGGTTATTAAAGGCAAGACAATTCGGGCTCAGATTTGGGATACTGCTGGTCAGGAAAGATATAGGGCAATTACTAGTGT CTATTATAGACAAGCTGTTGGTGCTTTAGTAGTTTATGATATTACAAAGAGACACACGTTTGAGAATCTACAGAAATGGCTGAGTGAATTACAGCAGCATGCTGATCCTAATGTTTGTGTTATTATAGTGGGTAACAAAACCGACTTACGTGAACAAAGAACAGTCACACATGAGGAAGGCAGAGCTTTTGCAG atgaaagacatttttcatttattgaaaCGTCAGCTTTAGATTCATCAAATGTTGGTGAGGCATTTAACAACCTTTTAATTG ATATTTTCAAGAAACAAGTTGAAGAATCTGAAGCTAAAGCTGATACTACATCTAGAGTTGTGCCAAATGACGATTCAACCAATGACAACAGTCAAGCATGTGGTTGTTAA